One genomic region from Polynucleobacter sp. MWH-P3-07-1 encodes:
- the rapZ gene encoding RNase adapter RapZ encodes MQINLITGISGSGKSVALRAFEDAGFDCVDNLPVSLLESLVANLDKEGSKQLAVAIDARRGESISELPKILENLRSHHELRVIFLSADTDSLVQRFSETRRRHPLSDNSKTFESATLIEAIDRERALLEPLRSQAHCIDTSTIPAHALRSWIYDLVKDKSLGLNVVFQSFGFKKGVPSEADLVFDVRCLPNPHYDKVLKPLTGHDQAVKEFLEQIPEVVSMEKDIIQFIEKWLPHYIADGRSYLTIAIGCTGGQHRSVYLVNRLIKHFQNQKALSDLQISFLSRHRELDSIPVKAA; translated from the coding sequence ATGCAAATTAATCTGATCACCGGAATTTCTGGCTCAGGTAAATCAGTAGCCCTGAGGGCCTTTGAGGATGCCGGTTTTGATTGTGTTGATAATCTGCCAGTTTCGCTATTAGAAAGCTTGGTAGCCAATCTTGATAAAGAGGGAAGCAAACAACTCGCTGTCGCTATTGATGCTCGACGTGGCGAATCCATTTCTGAGCTACCTAAGATTTTAGAGAACTTACGAAGCCATCATGAGCTTAGAGTGATCTTCCTTAGCGCAGACACTGACTCTTTGGTGCAACGCTTCTCTGAAACTCGTCGGCGCCACCCCTTATCAGACAATAGTAAAACTTTCGAGTCAGCTACCTTGATCGAGGCGATTGATCGTGAGCGGGCTTTATTGGAACCACTACGCAGCCAAGCCCACTGCATTGACACTAGCACCATCCCTGCTCATGCTTTGCGCTCATGGATATATGACCTCGTAAAAGATAAATCACTTGGTCTGAATGTAGTTTTTCAATCATTTGGCTTTAAAAAAGGGGTTCCGAGCGAAGCGGATCTTGTGTTTGACGTTCGGTGCTTGCCCAACCCTCACTATGACAAAGTCCTGAAACCATTGACAGGCCATGACCAAGCAGTCAAAGAGTTCTTGGAACAAATTCCGGAAGTAGTGAGCATGGAAAAAGACATTATTCAATTTATCGAGAAATGGCTTCCCCACTATATTGCGGATGGCCGCAGCTATCTGACGATTGCAATTGGTTGCACGGGCGGGCAACACCGCTCCGTCTATCTAGTAAATCGTCTAATCAAGCATTTCCAGAATCAAAAAGCATTAAGTGATTTACAGATTAGCTTTTTGTCCCGACATCGCGAGCTAGACTCAATCCCTGTAAAAGCAGCTTGA
- the mutY gene encoding A/G-specific adenine glycosylase, with translation MSKSFLDQFADRLIAWHQRDGRHGLPWQGHRDPYAVWVSEIMLQQTQVATVLERYPRFMKRFPTVKKLAAVNIDEVLAEWAGLGYYSRARNLHACAKQVVEEFDGHFPKDPLLLEKLKGIGRSTAGAIAAFAFEEHAPILDANVKRILARLFAIDKALQEKAVTDELWALAKRLLPKSAKSMPTYTQALMDFGATWCTARKPVCISGQQRCPFEKNCQANLNDQVLLLPKKISKAKSPEFICNMVLLRHGDFVLLQKRPPKAIWGGLWSLPESEWIARQPVNLKLSHSPSKTSSLNLLTTVLTGENVKDLFKQCSPLLHKEEIRHVFTHRRLWMQIWESHSQERYCFVDPTLQWIDLRKLGQYGLPQPIKLLLQGLSLARDVGTKS, from the coding sequence GTGAGCAAATCATTCCTTGACCAATTTGCTGATCGCTTAATTGCTTGGCATCAGCGTGATGGCCGCCACGGTCTTCCCTGGCAAGGTCATCGCGATCCTTATGCAGTTTGGGTTTCTGAAATCATGCTGCAGCAAACTCAAGTGGCTACAGTGCTCGAACGTTACCCCCGTTTCATGAAGCGCTTCCCTACGGTTAAAAAACTCGCTGCGGTAAATATCGATGAGGTCTTAGCAGAATGGGCTGGACTAGGTTATTACTCGCGCGCTAGAAATCTTCATGCTTGCGCTAAGCAGGTGGTAGAGGAGTTTGATGGACACTTTCCTAAAGACCCTTTGCTGTTAGAAAAGCTGAAGGGGATCGGTAGGTCGACTGCTGGCGCCATCGCTGCTTTTGCTTTTGAGGAACATGCCCCCATCTTGGACGCCAATGTGAAGCGAATTTTGGCGCGCTTATTTGCGATAGATAAAGCTTTGCAAGAAAAGGCGGTGACAGATGAGCTCTGGGCATTGGCGAAGCGCTTATTACCAAAGTCTGCAAAGAGTATGCCAACTTATACCCAGGCCTTGATGGACTTTGGGGCAACGTGGTGTACGGCTCGTAAACCCGTTTGTATTAGCGGACAACAGCGGTGCCCGTTTGAAAAAAACTGCCAGGCTAACTTAAATGATCAGGTTTTACTGCTACCTAAGAAAATCAGTAAGGCAAAGTCACCAGAATTTATCTGCAATATGGTTCTACTGCGCCATGGTGATTTCGTCTTACTACAGAAGCGTCCCCCAAAAGCAATTTGGGGAGGGCTATGGTCTTTGCCAGAGTCAGAATGGATAGCTCGTCAGCCAGTCAACCTCAAACTCTCTCACTCGCCCTCTAAGACGAGTTCACTCAATCTGTTGACAACTGTTTTGACGGGGGAGAATGTAAAGGACCTTTTCAAACAATGCTCCCCCTTGTTGCATAAAGAGGAGATTAGGCATGTGTTCACACATCGTCGTTTGTGGATGCAAATTTGGGAAAGCCATTCACAAGAACGATATTGTTTTGTTGATCCTACTCTTCAGTGGATAGATCTTCGCAAGCTGGGACAATACGGCCTACCTCAGCCAATCAAGCTGCTTTTACAGGGATTGAGTCTAGCTCGCGATGTCGGGACAAAAAGCTAA
- the mutM gene encoding bifunctional DNA-formamidopyrimidine glycosylase/DNA-(apurinic or apyrimidinic site) lyase — MPELPEVEVTRLGIQPHLEGRKVTAVKIIDGRLRWPVPKHLSKTLLGQKLHAIARRGKYLLLEMDDGYLLVHLGMTGTLRVLPIDEALKLHDRVTMDFGRLSLRLHDPRKFGAVLWHPKAKGPIEEYPLLQKLGVEPFSEAFMGEQGAQLLFQKSRKRTIAVKQFLLAGEAVVGVGNIYCSESLFEAGIHPAKPAGKLTRPQCVRLAAAVRLILKKAIEAGGSSLKDFVNTDGDPGHFMVQTKTYDRKDLPCKVCKTPIKQITQGQRSTYFCPHCQKR; from the coding sequence ATGCCAGAACTCCCAGAAGTAGAAGTCACCAGACTCGGAATCCAGCCACACCTAGAGGGCCGCAAAGTCACGGCAGTCAAAATCATTGACGGTCGTCTGCGTTGGCCCGTTCCAAAACATCTCAGCAAAACTCTCCTTGGGCAAAAACTCCACGCCATTGCGCGCCGGGGAAAATACCTGTTATTGGAAATGGATGATGGTTACCTCCTGGTTCATCTCGGAATGACCGGGACTTTACGGGTCTTGCCGATCGATGAGGCCTTAAAGCTTCATGATCGGGTAACAATGGATTTTGGACGCTTGAGTTTACGTCTGCATGATCCCAGAAAATTCGGCGCGGTCCTTTGGCATCCTAAAGCTAAGGGACCGATTGAGGAATATCCCTTATTACAAAAACTCGGTGTAGAACCTTTCTCAGAAGCGTTCATGGGAGAGCAGGGCGCACAACTGCTGTTTCAGAAATCCCGTAAGCGCACGATTGCGGTAAAGCAATTTTTATTGGCTGGCGAGGCTGTCGTGGGAGTCGGCAATATTTATTGCTCTGAGAGTTTGTTTGAGGCCGGCATTCATCCTGCAAAGCCTGCGGGTAAATTAACGCGACCACAATGCGTTCGTCTCGCGGCCGCTGTGAGATTGATTCTCAAAAAAGCCATTGAAGCTGGTGGGAGTTCACTCAAAGATTTTGTTAATACAGACGGTGATCCAGGCCACTTTATGGTTCAAACCAAAACATATGATCGTAAAGATTTACCTTGTAAGGTTTGCAAAACCCCCATTAAGCAAATTACTCAGGGTCAACGTTCAACGTATTTTTGCCCCCACTGTCAAAAGCGTTAA
- a CDS encoding lipoprotein insertase outer membrane protein LolB: MNRFNKSALHSICLLWLFGAMSCLSLNTFAQSENPGNGEAVFEILASEIALQRGEGGIAYNTYLELARRYQDPRLAQRAMEIAINAGAPDLALQAAQAWQGLAPTQTKPKEVVVTLLILNQRWSEAVQPTIALLNQESLAERENTLLQIQTLISKASNESDALHAFYEIVSALKPAPKNLGILYTYAMAAENGGHTEIMERVLRQILVKNPNDANALNALGYSLADRNQQLSEAYKLISKAHHLSPDDPYILDSLGWVNFRLGKNALALEELKQAFNMKPEADIAAHIGEVLWIMNRHSEADAIWSEGQKLDANNATLKETIKRFKPDWSLSAPSSQGSWDGRFSVKITGITDTQNQGGSGGFTLTQDAQKDILEIRNPVGGSIAKITITPGEASLESNGKTVTAVDADTLVQNTLGLPLPARGLSNWLRGEVRPGSSASVERNKSGQVSQIIQDGWNLNYTWSKSNTLEKLNLSRNSNIGSIDIRLVFDKPNE; the protein is encoded by the coding sequence ATGAACCGATTCAATAAATCTGCCTTGCACTCTATTTGCCTACTCTGGCTGTTTGGCGCAATGAGCTGCCTAAGCTTAAATACCTTTGCCCAATCTGAGAATCCCGGCAATGGGGAGGCGGTATTTGAGATTCTGGCCTCAGAAATCGCTCTCCAGCGAGGTGAAGGGGGTATTGCCTACAACACCTATTTAGAGCTAGCTCGCCGCTATCAAGATCCAAGATTAGCCCAAAGAGCAATGGAGATCGCGATTAATGCGGGGGCTCCAGATCTAGCGCTACAGGCTGCGCAAGCTTGGCAAGGTTTGGCGCCGACCCAGACCAAGCCCAAAGAGGTCGTTGTCACCCTGCTGATTCTGAATCAACGTTGGTCAGAAGCAGTTCAGCCAACCATTGCCTTACTGAATCAAGAATCTTTAGCTGAACGTGAAAATACCCTACTTCAGATCCAAACCCTCATTAGCAAAGCCTCGAATGAGTCCGATGCCCTGCATGCCTTTTATGAGATTGTCTCCGCCCTAAAACCAGCCCCAAAGAATCTGGGAATTCTGTATACCTATGCAATGGCTGCCGAAAATGGCGGGCACACCGAAATCATGGAAAGGGTATTACGGCAGATCCTGGTTAAAAATCCCAATGATGCCAATGCGCTCAATGCCCTTGGTTATTCTCTAGCGGACCGGAACCAACAACTCAGCGAAGCATATAAGCTCATTTCAAAAGCGCATCATTTGTCACCAGATGATCCTTATATTTTGGATAGTCTGGGTTGGGTGAATTTTCGACTAGGAAAAAATGCTCTCGCATTAGAGGAGCTCAAGCAAGCTTTTAATATGAAGCCGGAGGCAGACATCGCTGCCCATATTGGAGAAGTCCTCTGGATCATGAATCGCCATTCTGAGGCCGATGCGATTTGGTCTGAAGGACAAAAGCTGGATGCAAATAATGCGACCCTGAAAGAAACCATCAAGCGTTTTAAGCCCGATTGGTCATTAAGTGCACCGTCATCTCAAGGATCATGGGATGGTCGATTTTCAGTCAAAATTACAGGCATCACCGATACCCAAAATCAAGGTGGATCAGGCGGCTTTACCTTAACGCAAGATGCTCAGAAAGATATCTTAGAAATTCGTAATCCCGTTGGCGGATCAATTGCAAAAATTACCATCACCCCCGGTGAAGCAAGTCTAGAAAGTAACGGTAAAACAGTTACCGCAGTAGATGCCGACACACTAGTGCAAAACACTTTAGGTCTGCCACTGCCCGCCAGAGGCCTATCTAATTGGCTTAGAGGGGAAGTGCGCCCAGGCAGTAGCGCTAGCGTTGAGCGTAATAAGAGCGGTCAAGTCAGTCAAATTATTCAAGATGGCTGGAACCTAAACTACACCTGGTCTAAATCAAATACCTTAGAAAAACTGAATCTGAGTCGCAACTCTAATATTGGCTCGATCGATATTCGCCTGGTATTCGATAAACCGAATGAGTGA
- the ispE gene encoding 4-(cytidine 5'-diphospho)-2-C-methyl-D-erythritol kinase: MSDFLELQSPAKLNLFLHIIGRRSDGYHLLQSVFQLIDWYDTIQLQSIPENTIRRVNPLPNIPPAQDLVVRAAQLLKDTYQVKHGVEITLDKRIPMGAGLGGGSSNAATVLIGLNHLWKLKLDLTTLSKLGLQLGADVPFFLFGQNAFVEGIGEQLQAIHLESERFLVIFPGQSIATAGIFQDPQLTRNHAAITIDGLFASPVGYSSSQFGNDCESVAMRICPEVKQALAWIAANVPGSAPRMSGSGSSVFTVLHQDQKAADLENRLQNLPSGWVGRIVEGLNKNPAYNLISLE; this comes from the coding sequence ATGAGTGATTTTTTAGAGCTTCAGTCACCCGCTAAGCTCAATCTCTTCTTACACATTATTGGTCGTCGCAGTGATGGTTATCATTTGTTGCAATCTGTTTTTCAACTAATTGATTGGTACGACACCATTCAACTGCAATCGATTCCTGAGAATACGATTCGCCGCGTTAACCCTCTGCCCAACATCCCCCCCGCACAAGATCTCGTGGTTCGTGCAGCCCAACTGCTAAAAGATACCTATCAAGTCAAGCACGGTGTGGAAATTACACTGGATAAACGCATTCCGATGGGCGCCGGACTCGGCGGTGGCTCATCGAATGCAGCTACTGTTTTAATCGGTTTGAACCACCTATGGAAACTCAAACTCGATCTCACCACGCTATCTAAATTAGGCCTGCAATTGGGAGCAGATGTTCCGTTTTTTCTCTTTGGCCAAAATGCTTTTGTAGAAGGCATTGGCGAACAGCTCCAGGCCATTCATCTCGAGTCCGAGCGCTTCTTGGTCATTTTTCCGGGGCAAAGTATCGCTACCGCAGGCATTTTCCAAGACCCTCAATTGACCAGAAATCACGCTGCGATTACAATAGATGGCTTATTTGCATCGCCAGTAGGCTATAGCAGCAGCCAATTTGGCAATGACTGTGAATCCGTAGCGATGCGAATCTGTCCTGAAGTGAAGCAAGCTTTGGCTTGGATTGCGGCGAATGTGCCAGGTTCCGCACCGCGGATGTCCGGCTCTGGAAGCAGCGTGTTTACTGTCTTACATCAAGATCAGAAAGCCGCCGATCTAGAAAATCGCCTACAAAATCTTCCATCAGGGTGGGTGGGTCGAATTGTTGAGGGCTTAAATAAAAATCCCGCTTACAATTTGATTTCTTTGGAGTAG
- a CDS encoding ribose-phosphate pyrophosphokinase yields MNADHLTLFTGNANPTLAHAVAKELNLQMGKAFVGRFSDGEIQVEIQENVRGKNVVVIQSTCAPTNDNLMELMIMIDALKRASAGRITAVIPYFGYARQDRRPRSARVAISARIVANMLQSVAGIERVLTMDLHADQIQGFFDIPVDNIYASPVLLADLQAQKTQKELIIVSPDIGGVVRARAMAKQLGTDLAIIDKRRPKANVSEVMHLIGEVEGRHCVIMDDIIDTGGTLCKAAEALKDRGAKGVTAYCTHAVLSGGAVARIAASELDELVVTDTIPLSAEALKVSKIRPLSVAPILAETLSRISKGDSVMSLFAE; encoded by the coding sequence ATGAATGCTGACCATCTGACCCTTTTTACCGGCAATGCGAATCCCACCTTGGCGCATGCGGTTGCCAAAGAGCTCAACCTACAGATGGGCAAAGCCTTTGTTGGGCGGTTTTCAGATGGTGAAATTCAGGTAGAAATTCAAGAGAATGTCCGGGGTAAAAACGTTGTTGTAATCCAGTCAACTTGCGCCCCTACCAACGACAATTTGATGGAGCTCATGATCATGATTGATGCTCTAAAGCGAGCATCTGCGGGTCGTATAACCGCAGTGATCCCTTACTTCGGTTATGCCAGACAGGATCGTCGGCCCCGCTCTGCACGGGTAGCCATTTCCGCTCGTATCGTTGCCAATATGTTGCAGTCCGTTGCCGGAATTGAACGCGTCTTAACCATGGATCTCCACGCCGATCAGATCCAAGGTTTCTTTGATATTCCCGTTGACAATATTTACGCCTCCCCCGTTTTGCTTGCTGACTTGCAGGCCCAAAAGACTCAAAAAGAGTTAATCATCGTCTCCCCTGATATTGGCGGCGTGGTTCGCGCCCGCGCGATGGCCAAACAATTAGGCACAGATTTAGCAATTATTGATAAACGCCGCCCCAAGGCCAATGTATCTGAAGTGATGCATTTAATTGGTGAAGTAGAAGGTCGCCATTGCGTCATCATGGATGACATCATTGATACCGGCGGCACTTTATGCAAGGCTGCTGAGGCACTTAAAGATCGAGGCGCTAAGGGTGTAACGGCGTACTGTACCCATGCCGTACTTTCAGGTGGTGCTGTAGCCAGAATCGCTGCCTCTGAGCTTGATGAGCTCGTTGTGACGGATACCATCCCACTGAGTGCGGAAGCCTTAAAAGTGAGCAAAATACGCCCATTGAGCGTAGCGCCCATCCTTGCTGAGACCCTGTCTCGAATCAGCAAAGGCGATTCAGTGATGTCCCTATTTGCTGAATAA
- a CDS encoding 50S ribosomal protein L25/general stress protein Ctc, with the protein MKVVAFERSVQGTGASRRLRNSGKTPGIIYGSKDPAVAIELDHNALFHALRKEAFHSSILDLEIDGKAQKVLLRDYQMHPFKPLVLHIDFQRVSASEKVHMRIPLHFTHADESAAVKLQGAIISHIANELEISCLPADLPEFIEVNLANIEVGHAIHAKDLTLPKGVSLVLHVEQENPVLVNARVPTVKAADTEETPAAAPAAAAPADASKEKDKA; encoded by the coding sequence ATGAAAGTAGTCGCTTTTGAAAGAAGCGTACAGGGAACGGGTGCGAGCCGCCGCCTGCGCAACTCCGGTAAAACTCCGGGAATCATTTATGGCAGCAAAGATCCAGCAGTAGCTATTGAGCTGGATCACAATGCCCTTTTCCACGCTCTCCGCAAGGAAGCTTTTCACTCATCCATTCTCGATCTCGAGATTGATGGCAAGGCACAAAAAGTCTTGTTACGTGATTACCAGATGCATCCATTTAAACCGCTGGTTTTGCATATTGACTTTCAGCGTGTTTCTGCAAGTGAAAAGGTTCATATGCGCATTCCATTGCACTTCACCCATGCTGATGAATCTGCAGCCGTGAAATTGCAAGGTGCGATTATTAGCCACATTGCCAACGAGTTGGAAATCTCTTGCTTGCCTGCAGATTTGCCTGAATTCATTGAAGTGAACTTGGCTAATATCGAAGTTGGTCATGCAATTCACGCTAAGGATCTCACTTTGCCTAAAGGTGTTTCCTTGGTATTGCATGTTGAGCAAGAAAATCCTGTTTTGGTTAATGCTCGCGTCCCAACGGTTAAAGCCGCAGATACCGAAGAGACTCCTGCTGCTGCTCCAGCGGCCGCTGCTCCTGCGGATGCCTCTAAGGAAAAGGATAAGGCTTAA
- the pth gene encoding aminoacyl-tRNA hydrolase: protein MTKLIVGLGNPGNEHEHDRHNAGFWFVDALAKQLGVRFETEKRFLGKAAKAKWESEDLWLLKPDTYMNLSGQAVGALCRFHKIKPEDVLVVQDELDLKPGSARLKLGGGTGGHNGLKDIQAHLGTPQYWRLRLGIGHPRDLAGDGRAMDVADYVLRKPLLAEQELIDESIQNGLDCLPLLLRGDPQAAMLNLHSKD from the coding sequence ATGACTAAATTAATTGTTGGCTTAGGTAACCCAGGCAATGAACATGAACACGATCGCCACAATGCGGGCTTTTGGTTTGTGGATGCTTTAGCAAAACAATTGGGAGTGCGCTTCGAAACTGAAAAACGGTTTCTGGGTAAGGCTGCAAAAGCGAAGTGGGAATCAGAAGATCTTTGGCTACTCAAGCCCGATACCTACATGAACCTCAGTGGGCAAGCAGTAGGTGCTTTGTGTCGCTTTCACAAGATTAAACCTGAAGATGTCTTGGTAGTGCAAGATGAGCTAGATCTTAAACCCGGGAGTGCACGACTCAAGCTGGGCGGTGGAACTGGGGGTCACAATGGCCTCAAGGATATTCAAGCCCATCTGGGCACCCCTCAGTACTGGAGACTCCGCCTAGGCATTGGCCATCCTCGTGATCTTGCCGGTGATGGTCGGGCTATGGATGTAGCAGATTATGTTTTAAGAAAGCCCTTGCTGGCTGAGCAAGAGTTGATTGACGAGAGCATTCAGAACGGTTTAGATTGTTTGCCACTCTTGCTGAGAGGCGATCCCCAAGCGGCAATGTTGAATCTCCACTCTAAAGACTAG
- a CDS encoding YfhL family 4Fe-4S dicluster ferredoxin produces MALMITDECINCDVCEPECPNDAIYMGIEIYEINPNKCTECVGHFDAPQCRQVCPVDCIPLHPDHVESREQLLVKYHKLTALKTDAA; encoded by the coding sequence ATGGCTTTAATGATTACAGACGAGTGCATCAATTGCGATGTCTGCGAACCTGAATGTCCTAACGATGCTATTTATATGGGCATTGAGATTTATGAAATCAACCCCAATAAATGCACCGAATGTGTGGGGCATTTTGATGCGCCTCAGTGTCGACAAGTATGTCCCGTTGACTGTATCCCGCTGCATCCGGACCATGTGGAGTCGCGGGAGCAGCTGCTAGTGAAATACCATAAACTGACTGCACTGAAAACAGACGCAGCCTAG
- the coaD gene encoding pantetheine-phosphate adenylyltransferase gives MTVAVYPGTFDPFTRGHEDLVRRASSIFSEVIVGVADSRSKHPFFNLDERIEIAKEVLGHYTNVKIVGFTGLLKDFAREHHARVIVRGLRAVSDFEYEFQMAGMNRYLLPDVETLFLTPSDQYQFISGTFVREIALMGGDVSKFVFPSVEKWLIQKTAANKLK, from the coding sequence ATGACTGTCGCTGTATATCCAGGAACCTTTGACCCCTTCACTCGCGGTCATGAAGATTTGGTAAGACGTGCCTCAAGTATTTTTTCAGAAGTGATTGTGGGCGTTGCCGATAGTCGGAGCAAGCACCCCTTTTTCAATCTGGATGAGCGCATTGAGATCGCCAAAGAGGTATTGGGCCATTACACCAATGTCAAAATTGTGGGCTTTACTGGTTTGCTAAAAGATTTTGCGCGTGAGCATCATGCGCGGGTCATCGTACGCGGCCTTCGGGCGGTCTCTGACTTTGAGTATGAATTTCAGATGGCAGGCATGAATCGCTATTTACTGCCTGATGTTGAAACCCTCTTCTTAACCCCATCAGATCAATATCAATTTATCTCAGGGACTTTCGTACGAGAAATTGCCTTGATGGGTGGTGATGTCAGCAAGTTTGTCTTTCCGTCAGTTGAAAAATGGCTGATACAAAAAACAGCAGCAAATAAATTGAAATAG
- the rsmD gene encoding 16S rRNA (guanine(966)-N(2))-methyltransferase RsmD, with protein MSKSAPKQSAELPKRIRIIGGVWRSRLLDVIDLPDLRPTTDRIRETLFNWLGQDLSGLRCLDVFAGTGVLGFEAASRGAASVQLLEKNKKAYLALTSNLTALQSSPVAGVVQIDQQDGLEFLKRQADQSFDLIFIDPPFQDEGLFNQALSESSRVCSPSSGGCIYVEFPASRSLEEIKNLLPAWDCGKYLEAGQVKACLFIGRSD; from the coding sequence ATGTCCAAAAGTGCGCCTAAGCAGTCAGCCGAATTGCCGAAGAGAATTCGTATTATTGGCGGAGTTTGGCGGAGTCGTTTGCTTGACGTGATAGATTTGCCAGATCTCAGGCCTACTACTGATCGTATTCGAGAGACACTCTTTAATTGGCTGGGGCAAGATCTTTCTGGTTTACGATGTTTGGATGTCTTCGCAGGTACTGGTGTTTTAGGATTTGAGGCTGCCTCTCGTGGCGCGGCAAGCGTTCAGTTGTTGGAGAAAAATAAAAAAGCCTATTTGGCACTGACAAGCAACTTGACTGCTCTCCAATCTTCACCGGTAGCCGGAGTAGTTCAGATTGACCAGCAAGATGGCCTAGAGTTTTTAAAACGTCAAGCCGATCAATCCTTTGATCTGATCTTTATTGACCCACCCTTTCAAGATGAGGGCCTATTCAATCAGGCCCTAAGCGAGTCCTCCCGGGTCTGTAGCCCAAGCTCTGGAGGCTGTATTTATGTTGAATTTCCAGCAAGTCGATCCCTTGAGGAAATCAAAAACCTATTGCCGGCCTGGGATTGTGGAAAGTACTTAGAGGCTGGACAGGTAAAAGCCTGTCTATTTATTGGCAGAAGCGACTAA
- a CDS encoding pitrilysin family protein → MKTDFKPLILSALMALALISSVQAALPIEQLDSFHGAKGYLVQTKTLPMLDIEISIDAGSRYDPSAKSGLASLTGALLNKGIRSSKGALTEDQIADQVADLGADLSVGVTGERALIRIRCLSRSDIRDRAVGLARQILSNPSYEPAVLNREKQRISAGLLEAETKPDFVLERRFKKAVYGDYPLGNAMTVKSIAALTASELKQFHQQFYRSDRVIVSMVGDISRAEAQEMMQTLVKDLPATGSAIPPLPELFRSPIESTADREIQIPFDSQQAHIAMGMTAIARNNPDYFPLMVGNYALGGGGFVSRLMNEVREKRGLAYSAFSYFAPGQDNGIFQAGLQTKNDQASMALDVMTETIAQFIAKGPTQSELDAAKANLANGFPLRIDNNRKLLDNVSSIAWNGLPLNTLDTWTEQVNAVTRDQIETAFQKYLAMDRMKIVVLGAKQ, encoded by the coding sequence ATGAAAACTGATTTCAAGCCGCTGATTTTGAGTGCGCTTATGGCGCTAGCGTTGATCAGTAGTGTGCAGGCAGCCTTACCTATCGAACAATTAGATTCTTTCCATGGGGCCAAGGGATATTTGGTGCAGACCAAAACTTTGCCGATGCTGGATATTGAAATCAGTATCGATGCTGGAAGTCGGTATGACCCAAGCGCAAAAAGTGGTTTAGCTAGTCTGACTGGGGCCTTATTGAACAAGGGTATTCGATCATCAAAGGGTGCTCTAACAGAAGATCAGATTGCTGATCAAGTCGCCGATCTTGGTGCAGATCTCAGCGTGGGGGTGACAGGTGAGCGGGCTTTGATTCGGATTCGTTGCCTGAGTAGATCTGATATTCGGGATCGTGCAGTAGGGCTCGCGAGACAAATTTTAAGTAATCCAAGTTATGAGCCCGCAGTCCTCAATCGCGAGAAGCAGAGAATCAGTGCGGGCTTGCTAGAGGCAGAAACTAAACCTGATTTTGTTTTGGAACGACGTTTCAAAAAAGCAGTTTACGGAGATTACCCCTTAGGCAATGCCATGACAGTCAAAAGCATTGCGGCCTTGACTGCATCTGAATTGAAGCAATTTCACCAGCAGTTTTATCGAAGTGATCGCGTGATTGTGAGTATGGTTGGCGATATCAGCAGGGCTGAGGCTCAGGAAATGATGCAAACCCTTGTCAAAGATTTGCCTGCGACAGGATCGGCAATCCCTCCACTTCCAGAATTATTCCGCTCACCAATTGAAAGCACTGCAGACCGTGAGATACAAATTCCGTTTGATTCCCAGCAAGCCCATATCGCTATGGGTATGACGGCAATCGCGCGAAATAATCCTGACTACTTTCCCTTGATGGTAGGGAACTACGCTTTGGGCGGCGGTGGATTTGTTTCTCGCTTGATGAATGAAGTTCGTGAGAAGCGCGGACTTGCTTATAGCGCCTTTAGTTATTTTGCACCAGGTCAAGATAATGGTATTTTTCAGGCGGGCTTACAAACAAAAAACGATCAAGCCAGCATGGCTCTCGATGTGATGACAGAAACCATTGCGCAATTTATTGCAAAGGGTCCGACACAGTCTGAACTTGATGCCGCTAAAGCAAATTTAGCAAATGGATTTCCTTTGCGGATTGATAACAATCGTAAATTACTTGATAACGTGTCATCGATTGCTTGGAATGGCTTACCCCTAAATACCTTAGATACTTGGACTGAGCAAGTAAATGCCGTAACGAGGGATCAAATTGAAACTGCATTCCAAAAATATCTCGCGATGGATAGAATGAAAATTGTCGTTTTAGGCGCTAAGCAATAA